In one Microbacterium invictum genomic region, the following are encoded:
- a CDS encoding aspartate-semialdehyde dehydrogenase yields the protein MARISDSGLSLAVVGATGQVGTVMREILLERSFPIRELRLFATARSAGTAVEFGGRTVIIEDVATADPQGIDIALFSAGATGSRAHAPRFAEAGAIVIDNSSAWRMDPDVPLVVSEVNPHAIDDAVKGIIANPNCTTMAAMPVLKPLHAEAGLERLVVSTYQAVSGSGLAGAEELLGQVEGVLAQGDTLRLVHDGSAVDFPAPEKYVAPIAFDVIPLAGNLVDDGDNETDEEKKLRNESRKILELPDLRVAGTCVRVPVFTGHSLSIHAEFARGISPARATEILADAPGVRLEEVPTPLQAAGKDPSFVGRIRADQSAPEGRGLVLFVSNDNLRKGAALNAVQIAELVASRRFAAAGA from the coding sequence ATGGCACGCATCTCCGACTCCGGTCTCTCCCTCGCCGTCGTCGGTGCCACCGGACAGGTGGGCACCGTCATGCGAGAGATCCTCCTGGAGCGCTCGTTCCCGATCCGAGAGCTCCGCCTCTTCGCCACGGCCCGCTCTGCGGGCACTGCCGTGGAGTTCGGCGGTCGCACCGTGATCATCGAGGACGTCGCCACCGCCGACCCGCAGGGAATCGACATCGCCCTCTTCTCAGCGGGCGCGACGGGAAGTCGCGCCCACGCACCGCGCTTCGCCGAGGCGGGAGCGATCGTCATCGACAACTCCAGCGCCTGGCGCATGGATCCCGACGTGCCTCTCGTCGTCAGCGAGGTCAACCCGCACGCGATCGACGACGCCGTGAAGGGCATCATCGCCAATCCGAACTGCACGACGATGGCGGCCATGCCCGTGCTGAAGCCGCTCCACGCCGAGGCCGGACTCGAGCGGCTGGTCGTGAGCACCTACCAGGCCGTGAGCGGCTCGGGGCTTGCCGGCGCCGAGGAGCTGCTCGGCCAGGTCGAGGGCGTGCTGGCGCAGGGGGACACGCTCCGCCTCGTCCACGACGGATCGGCGGTGGACTTCCCCGCGCCCGAGAAGTACGTCGCGCCCATCGCCTTCGATGTGATCCCGCTGGCGGGGAACCTCGTCGACGACGGCGACAACGAGACGGATGAGGAGAAGAAGCTCCGCAACGAGAGCCGCAAGATCCTCGAGCTCCCCGACCTCCGTGTCGCCGGAACCTGCGTCAGGGTTCCCGTTTTCACGGGTCACTCGCTGAGCATCCACGCGGAGTTCGCGCGCGGGATCTCGCCCGCGCGGGCGACCGAGATCCTCGCCGACGCCCCCGGGGTCCGTCTCGAGGAGGTCCCGACGCCGCTCCAGGCCGCGGGGAAGGATCCGAGCTTCGTCGGCCGCATCCGTGCCGACCAATCGGCCCCCGAGGGGCGCGGGCTCGTCCTGTTCGTCAGCAATGACAATCTCCGGAAGGGCGCTGCACTCAACGCCGTGCAGATCGCCGAGCTCGTGGCTTCGCGCCGGTTCGCCGCTGCCGGCGCGTAG
- a CDS encoding malate:quinone oxidoreductase: MSDSSDSETPPVAPDEVIDVVLIGGGIMSATLGTLLKEIQPDWRIVVYERLGEVAQESSNAWNNAGTGHAALCELNYMPEGPDGSLDPAKAIAINEQFQQSRQLWSSLVEKGVLDEPSTFINATPHMTFVTGEKDVAYLRKRYEVLKQQPLFAGIEYSEDSRVINQWAPLLMKKRKKGEPFAATRVPSGTDVDFGALTRQLFDDLVEKGAEVVTNREVKKIRRAGDGTWRVVWRNTVGHTPGETRARFVFVGAGGWALKLLQSSRIPEIRGYGVFPIGGQWLKTSNPALVAQHRAKVYSQASVGAPPMSVPHLDTRVVDGQASLLFGPFATFSPKFLKNGKITDIVAQVRPGNILPMLKVAVDNPGLIKYLVGELLKNHARKVDSLRDFMPTARDEDWELLQAGQRAQVMKKDPKKGGVLQFGTEVVTSADGTIAGLLGASPGASTAVSIMLGLLKTCFPDRIDAWEPRLQQLIPSYGHTLNPRPEIAEEVLSETAEALALTA, translated from the coding sequence GTGAGCGATTCCTCCGATTCCGAGACCCCACCGGTGGCACCAGACGAGGTCATCGACGTCGTCCTGATCGGCGGGGGCATCATGTCGGCCACCCTCGGGACGCTGCTCAAGGAGATCCAGCCCGACTGGAGGATCGTCGTCTACGAACGCCTCGGCGAGGTCGCGCAGGAGAGCTCCAACGCGTGGAACAACGCCGGTACCGGCCACGCCGCCCTGTGCGAGCTTAACTACATGCCCGAGGGGCCGGACGGGTCGCTCGACCCGGCGAAGGCCATCGCGATCAACGAGCAGTTCCAGCAGAGTCGCCAGCTGTGGTCCTCCCTGGTCGAAAAGGGCGTGCTCGACGAGCCGTCGACCTTCATCAACGCCACCCCGCACATGACCTTCGTCACGGGCGAGAAGGACGTCGCCTACCTCCGCAAGCGCTACGAGGTGCTCAAACAGCAGCCGCTGTTCGCCGGCATCGAGTACAGCGAGGACTCGCGCGTGATCAACCAGTGGGCGCCGCTGCTGATGAAGAAGCGCAAGAAGGGCGAACCCTTCGCGGCCACCCGGGTTCCCAGCGGCACCGATGTCGACTTCGGTGCGCTCACCCGGCAGCTCTTCGACGACCTCGTCGAGAAGGGCGCGGAGGTCGTCACCAACCGCGAGGTCAAGAAGATCCGGCGGGCGGGGGACGGCACCTGGCGGGTCGTCTGGCGCAACACCGTCGGCCACACGCCCGGCGAGACCCGCGCGCGGTTCGTCTTCGTGGGTGCCGGCGGGTGGGCTCTGAAGCTCCTGCAGTCCAGCCGCATCCCCGAGATCCGCGGTTACGGAGTCTTCCCGATCGGTGGGCAGTGGTTGAAGACCAGCAACCCCGCCCTCGTCGCCCAGCACCGGGCGAAGGTCTACTCGCAGGCCTCGGTCGGAGCGCCGCCGATGTCGGTGCCGCACCTCGACACGCGCGTTGTCGACGGTCAGGCTTCGCTGTTGTTCGGTCCCTTCGCCACCTTCAGCCCCAAGTTCCTCAAGAACGGCAAGATCACCGACATCGTGGCGCAGGTGCGTCCGGGCAACATCCTGCCGATGCTGAAGGTCGCCGTCGACAACCCCGGCTTGATCAAGTACCTCGTGGGCGAACTGCTCAAGAACCACGCCCGCAAGGTGGACAGCCTCCGCGACTTCATGCCGACCGCCCGCGATGAGGACTGGGAGCTGCTACAGGCCGGTCAGCGGGCGCAGGTCATGAAGAAGGACCCGAAGAAGGGTGGCGTGCTGCAGTTCGGCACCGAGGTGGTCACGTCGGCCGACGGCACGATCGCGGGGCTGCTCGGAGCCTCGCCCGGAGCGTCCACCGCGGTGTCGATCATGCTCGGGCTCCTCAAGACCTGCTTCCCCGACCGGATCGACGCGTGGGAGCCGCGGCTGCAGCAGCTCATCCCGAGCTACGGCCACACCCTGAACCCCCGACCCGAGATCGCCGAAGAGGTCCTCTCCGAGACCGCGGAGGCTCTGGCTCTCACAGCCTGA
- a CDS encoding DUF2207 domain-containing protein, producing the protein MGIATHAVAGAMLLAVAGGLGSTVASTGSEVPAWEVGRTVAADVDDFSYDSFRGEYWLGREPNGRSALFTTETIVARFPDIDQNRGIVRALPKADAGVEHDTSVVSVTGGDGDPIPWWIEEDDDFLYVLTGDDTFVRGPQTYIISYTMTDVVVRYDDTDADEFTWDTVGTDHAQPFDRVEALVHVLGDASDGLLPGRAFCYTGPAGSTERCHMRPVTPVAVPEGSVAAWAAELGPGAPPVVEATFVADDAGLGPDENVTVSLGFATGTFAALSPPPPPAYPWTEWMLPAAGYLAGVGGFLFVGAMRALLRRNPDRAPVVVQYAPPVDESPTLSAGVWGVPERALAAHVVDLAVRDKVEIVASGDRADADDFSVVLRSTDDLAHDDRRVVTALYGKDAEAGDRVDLGAFARTPPVRSVTYVRQIDRATIDRGYRAAAPAWIGWVRGLFSSGGLVVAILLCFFADDVPSVVRDLGAAGGWIYGLAIASGFAAFFILPFFSVPGTVLTLAGGRHRTFLEGIRRYLLLAEEERLRAAQAPATADLVSSGRRPLTDAPGAPGADVVNLYERLLPYAVLFGMQGEWVEVIRTAGGNLVGSTGSRPALFDAVTTGSLSRASSSLGTLAATPVSRTGSSSSGSSASRSWSSSGSSRGGGFSGGGGGGGRFGGR; encoded by the coding sequence GTGGGGATCGCGACGCACGCAGTGGCCGGGGCGATGCTTCTCGCCGTCGCCGGCGGGCTGGGCTCGACCGTGGCGTCGACGGGGTCGGAGGTCCCGGCGTGGGAGGTGGGCAGAACCGTCGCCGCCGATGTCGACGACTTCTCCTACGACTCGTTCCGGGGGGAGTACTGGCTCGGGCGAGAGCCGAACGGGCGGAGCGCCCTGTTCACGACCGAGACGATCGTCGCGCGATTTCCCGACATCGATCAGAACCGGGGAATCGTCCGCGCACTCCCGAAGGCCGATGCGGGTGTCGAGCACGACACCTCGGTGGTGAGCGTCACCGGTGGGGACGGCGACCCGATTCCGTGGTGGATCGAGGAGGATGACGACTTCCTCTACGTGCTGACCGGGGACGACACGTTCGTCCGAGGTCCGCAGACCTACATCATCTCGTACACGATGACCGACGTGGTAGTACGGTACGACGACACCGACGCCGACGAATTCACGTGGGACACCGTCGGCACCGACCACGCGCAGCCGTTCGACCGTGTCGAGGCCCTCGTGCACGTGCTCGGCGACGCGTCCGACGGACTGCTCCCGGGACGCGCGTTCTGCTATACCGGGCCCGCGGGATCGACCGAGAGATGCCACATGCGTCCGGTGACCCCGGTCGCGGTGCCGGAGGGATCGGTCGCGGCCTGGGCGGCGGAGCTCGGTCCGGGTGCGCCGCCGGTCGTCGAAGCGACCTTCGTCGCGGACGATGCCGGCCTCGGACCCGACGAGAACGTCACGGTGTCGCTCGGCTTCGCCACCGGCACGTTCGCGGCCCTCTCACCGCCACCCCCTCCCGCCTATCCCTGGACGGAGTGGATGCTGCCGGCCGCGGGATACCTGGCCGGCGTCGGGGGCTTCCTCTTCGTCGGCGCGATGCGCGCACTGCTTCGGCGGAACCCGGACCGCGCCCCGGTCGTCGTGCAGTACGCGCCCCCGGTCGATGAGTCCCCCACGCTCTCGGCGGGTGTGTGGGGCGTGCCCGAGCGGGCACTCGCGGCTCACGTGGTCGATCTCGCCGTTCGCGACAAGGTCGAGATCGTCGCCTCCGGCGACCGTGCCGACGCCGATGACTTCTCCGTGGTGCTGCGCAGCACCGACGATCTCGCGCACGACGATCGACGGGTCGTGACCGCGCTGTACGGGAAGGATGCCGAGGCCGGTGATCGGGTCGATCTCGGGGCCTTCGCGCGCACGCCACCGGTCCGCTCGGTCACCTACGTGCGCCAGATCGATCGGGCCACCATCGACCGCGGCTATCGGGCTGCCGCGCCGGCCTGGATCGGCTGGGTCAGGGGCCTGTTCTCGTCGGGAGGTCTCGTCGTCGCCATCCTGCTGTGCTTCTTCGCCGACGACGTGCCCTCGGTCGTCCGCGACCTCGGCGCCGCCGGAGGGTGGATCTACGGCCTGGCGATCGCGAGTGGTTTCGCCGCCTTCTTCATCCTTCCATTCTTCTCCGTTCCCGGAACCGTCCTGACCCTGGCCGGTGGGCGGCACCGGACCTTTCTCGAGGGGATCCGTCGCTACCTCCTCCTCGCCGAGGAGGAGCGGCTGCGGGCCGCACAGGCCCCGGCGACCGCCGACCTGGTGTCTTCGGGCAGACGACCCCTGACCGATGCCCCGGGCGCGCCGGGGGCCGACGTCGTGAATCTGTACGAGCGGCTTCTTCCGTACGCCGTCCTCTTCGGGATGCAGGGGGAGTGGGTCGAGGTCATCCGCACCGCGGGCGGCAACCTGGTCGGTTCGACGGGGTCGCGGCCGGCGCTCTTCGACGCCGTCACGACCGGCTCGCTCTCGCGGGCGTCGTCCTCCCTCGGCACGCTCGCGGCGACCCCCGTGTCGCGGACGGGCTCGTCGTCGTCCGGGTCGTCCGCCTCGCGCAGCTGGTCATCGTCGGGGAGTTCGCGCGGCGGCGGGTTCTCGGGTGGCGGGGGCGGGGGAGGGCGCTTCGGCGGCCGGTGA
- a CDS encoding thymidine kinase → MAKLYFRYGAMNSGKSTALLQAAYNYEERGQHVLLAKPAIDTKDATKVSSRLGVTRDVDFLVGPDDDIRLLFGEHRERVRNAEEDALMPEAGESAPDVACLLIDEAQFLTREQVDDLLRIVVLDGVPVLAYGIRTDFRTDAFPGSARLMELAHSLEELKTICRCGRKALFNARLVGGRFVFDGDQVAIDELSADRVTYESMCAECYLRESGGRLDGR, encoded by the coding sequence GTGGCCAAGCTGTATTTCCGCTACGGAGCGATGAACTCCGGGAAGTCGACCGCCCTCCTGCAGGCCGCCTACAACTACGAGGAGCGCGGACAGCACGTGCTGCTGGCCAAACCCGCGATCGACACGAAGGATGCCACGAAGGTCTCGAGCCGCCTGGGGGTGACCCGCGACGTCGACTTCCTCGTCGGCCCCGACGACGACATCCGGCTGCTCTTCGGAGAGCACCGCGAGCGCGTGCGGAATGCCGAAGAGGACGCGCTGATGCCCGAGGCGGGGGAGAGTGCGCCCGACGTGGCATGTCTCCTCATCGACGAGGCCCAGTTCCTCACCCGCGAACAGGTCGACGACCTGCTTCGGATCGTCGTGCTCGACGGGGTGCCGGTGCTCGCCTACGGTATCCGCACCGACTTCCGCACCGATGCGTTCCCCGGGTCCGCCCGGCTGATGGAGCTCGCCCACAGTCTGGAAGAGCTCAAGACCATCTGCCGGTGCGGACGCAAAGCGCTCTTCAACGCCCGGCTCGTCGGCGGCCGGTTCGTCTTCGATGGCGACCAGGTCGCCATCGACGAGCTCTCAGCCGACCGCGTGACCTACGAGTCGATGTGCGCGGAGTGCTACCTCCGCGAGTCGGGCGGGCGCCTGGACGGACGGTGA
- a CDS encoding FadR/GntR family transcriptional regulator — translation MPSPDGAAAPAPAPRAWQVVLEHIERDLLGDRLAPGDHLPPERDLAARLGVGRSSVREALRVLEVMGLIRTGTGSGPSSGAVIIATPQGGMSALLRLQVAAHGFPLNDVVRTRVALETAVVEDLAEAADPDTAAVRRILDAMDAAGRSREEFLALDAQFHLGLAEASGNLVITATMAGLRSAIESYVRIGAARVADWSKMATRLQREHRAILHAVEAGDPGLARDLVRAHITGYYADAHLARESATETERNRS, via the coding sequence ATGCCTTCACCGGACGGCGCCGCGGCGCCTGCGCCCGCGCCGCGCGCGTGGCAGGTCGTGCTCGAGCACATCGAGCGAGACCTCCTCGGCGACAGACTCGCCCCCGGCGACCACCTTCCTCCCGAGCGCGACCTCGCGGCGCGACTGGGGGTCGGCAGGTCCAGCGTCCGCGAGGCACTGCGGGTGCTCGAGGTGATGGGGCTGATCCGCACGGGAACGGGTTCGGGCCCGAGCTCGGGGGCGGTGATCATCGCCACCCCGCAGGGTGGCATGTCGGCACTGCTGCGACTGCAGGTGGCCGCGCACGGGTTCCCGCTCAACGACGTCGTGCGCACCCGTGTCGCGCTGGAGACCGCTGTCGTCGAGGACCTCGCCGAGGCGGCGGATCCCGACACGGCCGCCGTCCGCCGCATCCTCGATGCGATGGATGCCGCCGGACGCAGCCGCGAGGAGTTCCTGGCGCTGGACGCGCAGTTCCACCTCGGCCTCGCCGAGGCCTCCGGGAATCTCGTCATCACCGCCACGATGGCGGGGCTCCGCAGCGCGATCGAGTCGTACGTGCGGATCGGCGCCGCACGCGTGGCGGACTGGTCGAAGATGGCGACCCGGCTCCAGCGCGAGCACCGCGCCATCCTGCACGCCGTCGAGGCCGGTGACCCGGGCCTTGCCCGTGACCTCGTCCGCGCCCATATCACCGGCTACTACGCCGACGCGCATCTCGCGCGCGAGAGCGCGACGGAAACGGAGAGGAACCGCTCATGA
- a CDS encoding alpha-hydroxy acid oxidase, producing MTESSIPRRLPVPADLRELMRFTRPDLNGTRRRLSAALTIADLRRIAQRRTPKAAFDYTDGAAEGELSLARARRAFEDVEFHPSILRPAEHVDTSLALLGGHSALPFGIAPTGFTRLMHTAGERAGASAAGAAGIPFALSTLGTTSIEDVRAANPDGRNWFQLYVMRDREISYRLVRRAAAAGFDTLLFTVDTPVAGARLRDKRNGFSIPPQLTIGTVLDALPRPWWWYDFLTTPKLEFASLTSTGGTVGELLDAAMDPTISYDDLAVIRDLWPGNIVVKGVQTVEDAVRLIDAGVDGIVLSNHGGRQLDRAPVPFHLLPRVVREVGEDATVMVDTGIMHGADIVASIALGASFTLVGRAYLYGLMAGGRAGVDRAIAILREEIERTMRLLGVSTLAELAPSHVTQLTRLVPVSDARSAAER from the coding sequence ATGACCGAGTCGTCCATCCCGCGTCGGCTGCCCGTGCCGGCCGATCTGCGGGAGCTGATGCGTTTCACGCGTCCTGACCTGAACGGCACCCGGCGTCGGCTCTCCGCGGCGTTGACGATCGCAGACCTGCGGCGGATCGCTCAGCGCCGCACCCCGAAGGCGGCGTTCGACTACACCGACGGGGCGGCCGAGGGCGAGCTCTCGTTGGCACGGGCCCGGCGCGCGTTCGAGGATGTCGAGTTCCATCCGTCGATCCTTCGTCCTGCCGAGCACGTCGACACCTCCCTCGCCCTCCTCGGCGGCCACAGCGCCCTTCCCTTCGGCATCGCGCCGACCGGCTTCACCCGGCTGATGCACACCGCGGGGGAGCGCGCCGGCGCCTCGGCGGCCGGCGCGGCCGGTATCCCCTTCGCGCTCTCGACCCTCGGAACGACCTCGATCGAGGACGTCAGGGCGGCGAACCCCGATGGTCGCAACTGGTTCCAGCTGTACGTCATGCGCGACCGCGAGATCTCGTACCGCCTGGTGAGGCGGGCCGCCGCGGCGGGCTTCGACACGCTGCTGTTCACGGTGGACACCCCCGTCGCGGGGGCGCGCCTGAGGGACAAGCGGAACGGCTTCTCGATCCCGCCGCAGCTGACGATCGGAACGGTGCTCGACGCCCTTCCGCGACCCTGGTGGTGGTACGACTTCCTCACCACGCCGAAGCTCGAGTTCGCCTCGCTGACCTCGACCGGCGGCACAGTCGGCGAACTGCTGGATGCCGCGATGGACCCCACCATCAGCTATGACGACCTCGCCGTCATCCGGGATCTCTGGCCGGGGAACATCGTCGTCAAGGGTGTGCAGACGGTCGAAGACGCTGTGCGGCTCATCGATGCCGGGGTCGACGGCATCGTGCTGTCCAACCACGGCGGACGTCAGCTCGACCGCGCGCCGGTGCCGTTCCACCTCCTGCCGCGGGTCGTGCGCGAGGTCGGCGAGGACGCCACCGTCATGGTCGATACCGGGATCATGCACGGCGCCGACATCGTCGCCTCGATCGCGCTCGGAGCATCCTTCACCCTCGTCGGGCGGGCCTACCTGTACGGGCTGATGGCCGGCGGGCGGGCCGGCGTCGATCGTGCGATCGCGATCCTCCGCGAGGAGATCGAGCGGACGATGCGCCTGCTCGGTGTGTCCACCCTCGCCGAACTCGCACCGAGCCACGTCACCCAGCTGACCCGACTGGTACCGGTGAGCGACGCGCGCAGCGCGGCGGAGCGCTGA
- a CDS encoding HAD-IIB family hydrolase, with protein sequence MNATPPQPTPKLVAFDLDDTLAPSKSAIDPRIGDLLIALAERVEVAIISGGQLAQFRTQVVDRLPAAASDVLDRVHLLPTCGTQYYRIDADGIRTVYAHSLTDDQKSRALTAVEEEAQRLGLWESEPWGEILEDRGSQITFSALGQQAPLDAKTAWDPTGEKKNALRDAVAARIPDLEVRSGGSTSVDITHRGIDKAYGMRRLSEQTGIALDDMLFVGDRLDPHGNDYPVLAMGVRCHAVEGWHDTAEYLDALLPTLPLRA encoded by the coding sequence GTGAACGCCACCCCGCCCCAGCCCACGCCGAAGCTCGTCGCCTTCGATCTGGATGACACGCTCGCCCCGTCCAAGAGCGCGATCGATCCTCGCATCGGCGATCTGCTGATCGCACTGGCCGAGCGCGTCGAGGTGGCCATCATCTCCGGCGGACAGCTCGCCCAGTTCCGCACGCAGGTCGTCGACCGGCTCCCGGCTGCGGCATCCGACGTCCTCGATCGCGTCCATCTGCTCCCCACGTGCGGGACGCAGTACTACCGCATCGACGCCGACGGCATCCGGACGGTCTACGCCCACAGCCTCACCGACGACCAGAAGTCCCGCGCGCTCACCGCCGTCGAGGAGGAGGCTCAGCGTCTGGGTCTGTGGGAGAGCGAGCCGTGGGGTGAGATCCTCGAGGACCGCGGCTCGCAGATCACCTTCTCGGCGCTCGGGCAGCAGGCGCCGCTGGATGCCAAGACCGCCTGGGATCCCACCGGCGAGAAGAAGAACGCCCTCCGCGATGCGGTCGCCGCGCGGATCCCCGACCTGGAGGTGCGCTCGGGCGGGTCGACGTCGGTCGACATCACCCACCGCGGCATCGACAAGGCGTACGGCATGCGCCGGCTCTCCGAGCAGACCGGCATTGCGCTGGACGACATGCTCTTCGTCGGCGATCGCCTCGATCCGCACGGCAACGACTACCCGGTCCTCGCGATGGGAGTGCGCTGCCACGCGGTCGAGGGCTGGCACGACACCGCCGAGTACCTCGACGCGCTCCTGCCGACACTTCCGCTCCGCGCCTGA
- a CDS encoding metallophosphoesterase produces MPHPLTRAALTTLGAVGAAGTAAAVWGIGIERYLFTLREHQLQLLPAGARPLRVLHLSDAHMAPWQRRKQRWIAALASLKPDLIVNTGDNLGHPLGLDGIRASFGPFRGTPGVYVHGSNDHVAPSPRNPFKYFLGPSKIKTETEYLDTDLLDRYLADELGWHDLNNSVAALDVAGTALHAFGVNDAHRGWDRLGSLVEPLDRMRQTESAALTIGVTHAPYRRILDSFVDLGADAVFAGHTHGGQVRLPGVGALVANCDIPLDQARGLSTWTRADRTAPLNVSAGLGHSIYAPVRFACRPEATLITVLPRR; encoded by the coding sequence GTGCCTCACCCTCTGACGAGGGCCGCCCTCACCACGCTCGGCGCGGTGGGGGCGGCCGGCACCGCCGCCGCCGTGTGGGGCATCGGGATCGAGCGTTACCTCTTCACGCTCCGTGAACATCAGCTGCAACTCCTGCCCGCGGGGGCCCGGCCCCTGCGCGTCCTCCACCTGTCGGACGCCCACATGGCGCCGTGGCAACGTCGGAAGCAGCGCTGGATCGCTGCCCTGGCATCCCTGAAGCCGGACCTCATCGTCAACACCGGCGACAACCTCGGACACCCCCTCGGGCTCGATGGCATCCGTGCGTCGTTCGGGCCGTTCCGCGGAACCCCCGGGGTCTACGTGCACGGATCGAACGATCACGTCGCCCCCAGCCCCCGAAACCCGTTCAAGTACTTCCTCGGCCCGTCCAAGATCAAGACCGAGACCGAGTACCTCGACACCGATCTGCTGGATCGGTATCTCGCGGACGAGCTCGGCTGGCACGACCTGAACAACTCCGTTGCCGCGCTCGACGTCGCCGGCACCGCTCTTCACGCGTTCGGCGTCAACGACGCCCACCGCGGCTGGGATCGCCTCGGGTCCCTCGTCGAGCCGCTCGATCGGATGCGGCAGACGGAGAGCGCCGCGCTGACCATCGGGGTCACGCACGCCCCCTATCGACGGATTCTGGACTCCTTCGTCGATCTCGGAGCCGACGCGGTGTTCGCCGGCCACACCCACGGCGGGCAGGTGCGCCTCCCCGGCGTCGGCGCGCTCGTGGCGAACTGCGACATCCCGCTCGATCAGGCGCGGGGGCTCAGCACCTGGACGCGTGCCGACCGCACCGCACCGCTCAATGTCAGCGCGGGTCTCGGCCACTCCATCTACGCCCCGGTGCGCTTCGCGTGCCGCCCCGAGGCGACGCTCATCACGGTCCTCCCCCGCCGCTGA